A stretch of Mesorhizobium sp. M2A.F.Ca.ET.046.03.2.1 DNA encodes these proteins:
- a CDS encoding FMN-binding glutamate synthase family protein, with protein sequence MAYHNPPTTPRKSATFDDYTLSEIRRAAATGIYDIRGAGAKRKLPHFDDLLFLGASISRYPLEGYRERCDTSVVLGSRHAKKPIELKIPITIAGMSFGSLSGPAKEALGRGATIAGTSTTTGDGGMTEEERGHSKRLVYQYLPSRYGMNPRDLRRADAIEVVVGQGAKPGGGGMLLGQKISDRVAEMRTLPKGIDQRSASRHPDWTGPDDLEIKILELREITDWEKPIYVKVGGARPYYDTALAVKAGADVVVVDGMQGGTAATQEVFIENVGQPTLACIRPAVQALQDLGMHRKVQLIVSGGIRNGADVAKALALGVDAVSIGTAALVALGDNDPRWEAEYNELGTTAGAYDDWHEGRDPAGITTQDPELMKRVDPIAAGRRLANYLKVMTLEAQTIARACGKNSLHNLEPEDLVALTIEAAAMAVVPLAGTNWIPGKNGF encoded by the coding sequence ATGGCCTATCACAATCCTCCCACGACGCCGCGCAAATCCGCGACCTTCGACGACTACACGCTTTCCGAAATCCGCCGCGCGGCGGCGACCGGCATCTATGACATCCGCGGCGCCGGCGCCAAGCGCAAGCTGCCGCATTTCGACGATCTGTTGTTCCTCGGCGCCTCGATCTCGCGCTATCCGCTCGAAGGCTATCGCGAACGCTGCGACACCTCGGTAGTGCTCGGCTCGCGCCATGCCAAAAAGCCGATCGAGCTAAAGATCCCGATCACCATCGCCGGCATGAGTTTTGGGTCGCTTTCCGGTCCCGCCAAGGAAGCGCTTGGCCGCGGCGCGACGATCGCCGGGACATCGACCACCACAGGCGACGGCGGCATGACCGAGGAAGAACGCGGCCACTCGAAGAGGCTGGTCTATCAGTACCTGCCGTCGCGCTACGGCATGAACCCGCGCGACCTGCGCCGCGCCGACGCCATCGAAGTGGTCGTCGGCCAGGGCGCCAAGCCCGGCGGCGGCGGCATGCTGCTCGGGCAGAAGATCTCCGACCGCGTCGCCGAGATGCGCACCCTGCCCAAGGGCATCGACCAGCGTTCCGCCTCGCGCCATCCCGACTGGACCGGGCCGGACGATCTCGAGATCAAGATTCTCGAGCTGCGCGAGATCACCGACTGGGAAAAGCCGATCTATGTGAAGGTCGGCGGCGCTCGGCCCTATTACGATACGGCACTCGCTGTGAAGGCCGGCGCCGACGTCGTCGTGGTCGACGGCATGCAGGGCGGCACGGCCGCGACACAGGAAGTGTTCATCGAGAATGTCGGCCAGCCGACGCTTGCCTGCATCAGGCCGGCGGTGCAGGCGCTGCAGGACCTCGGCATGCACCGCAAGGTGCAGCTCATCGTTTCCGGCGGCATTCGCAACGGCGCCGACGTCGCCAAGGCGCTGGCGCTTGGCGTCGATGCGGTGTCGATCGGCACGGCGGCGCTGGTCGCGCTCGGCGACAACGATCCGCGCTGGGAGGCCGAGTACAATGAGCTCGGCACCACAGCCGGCGCCTATGACGACTGGCATGAGGGCCGCGACCCGGCCGGCATCACCACGCAGGACCCCGAACTGATGAAGCGGGTCGACCCGATCGCGGCCGGACGACGCCTGGCAAATTACCTCAAGGTGATGACGCTGGAGGCGCAGACGATTGCCCGCGCCTGCGGCAAGAACAGCCTGCACAATCTGGAGCCCGAGGATCTCGTTGCGCTTACCATCGAAGCCGCCGCCATGGCCGTGGTGCCTTTGGCCGGCACCAACTGGATACCGGGAAAGAACGGCTTCTAG
- the glnT gene encoding type III glutamate--ammonia ligase, translating into MGNDLAAFAKENGVKYFMISYTDLFSGQRAKLVPAQAIADMQKDGAGFAGFATWLDLTPAHPDMLAVPDPDSVIQLPWKKDVAWVAATCVMDDKLVDQAPRNTLKRVIDEAARDGMHVKTGVEAEFFLISPDGKAISDEYDTASKPCYDQQAVMRRYDVIAEICDHMLALGWGPYQNDHEDANGQFEMNWTFDHAMATADKHSFFKFMVKSIAEKHGLRATFMPKPFQGLTGNGCHAHISVWDEAGKTNVFADNSEELGLSAKGRNFLGGIMKHASALAAITNPTVNSYKRINAPRTISGATWAPNTVTWTGNNRTHMVRVPGPGRFELRLPDGAANPYLLQAVIIAAGLDGIRSKADPGKRYDIDMYQFGHTVTDAPKLPLNLLDALREFDNDKSLKAALGEEFSSAYLKLKQQEWNSYASHFTQWERDHTLDI; encoded by the coding sequence ATGGGGAACGATCTCGCCGCATTCGCCAAGGAGAACGGCGTCAAATATTTCATGATCTCCTACACCGACCTGTTCAGCGGCCAGCGTGCCAAGCTGGTGCCGGCGCAGGCGATCGCCGACATGCAGAAGGACGGCGCCGGCTTTGCCGGTTTCGCGACATGGCTCGACCTGACGCCGGCGCATCCGGACATGCTGGCGGTGCCGGACCCGGATTCGGTCATCCAATTGCCGTGGAAGAAAGACGTCGCCTGGGTGGCGGCCACCTGCGTGATGGATGACAAGCTCGTCGACCAGGCGCCGCGCAACACGCTGAAGCGGGTGATCGACGAAGCGGCCCGCGACGGCATGCATGTCAAGACCGGCGTAGAGGCCGAGTTCTTCCTGATCTCGCCCGACGGCAAGGCGATCTCCGACGAATACGACACAGCCTCGAAGCCCTGCTACGACCAGCAGGCGGTGATGCGCCGCTACGACGTGATCGCCGAGATCTGCGACCACATGCTGGCGCTGGGCTGGGGCCCGTACCAGAACGACCACGAGGACGCCAACGGCCAGTTCGAGATGAACTGGACCTTCGACCACGCGATGGCGACCGCCGACAAGCACTCCTTCTTCAAGTTCATGGTCAAGTCGATCGCCGAGAAGCACGGCCTGCGCGCGACCTTCATGCCGAAGCCCTTCCAGGGCCTGACCGGCAATGGCTGCCATGCGCATATCTCGGTGTGGGACGAGGCCGGCAAGACCAATGTCTTTGCCGACAATTCGGAAGAGCTTGGCCTCTCCGCCAAGGGCAGGAACTTCCTTGGCGGCATCATGAAACATGCGTCGGCGCTTGCCGCGATCACCAATCCGACGGTCAACTCCTACAAGCGCATCAACGCGCCGCGCACCATCTCTGGCGCGACCTGGGCGCCGAACACGGTGACCTGGACCGGCAACAACCGCACCCACATGGTGCGCGTGCCGGGGCCCGGCCGCTTCGAGCTGCGCCTGCCGGACGGCGCCGCCAACCCCTATCTCCTGCAGGCGGTGATCATCGCCGCCGGCCTCGACGGCATCCGCTCCAAGGCCGACCCCGGCAAGCGCTACGACATCGACATGTACCAGTTCGGCCATACCGTCACGGATGCGCCGAAACTGCCGCTCAACCTGCTCGACGCGTTGCGCGAATTCGACAACGACAAATCGCTCAAGGCGGCGCTGGGTGAGGAATTTTCGTCGGCATATCTAAAGCTGAAGCAGCAGGAATGGAATTCCTATGCTTCGCACTTCACGCAGTGGGAGCGCGACCACACGCTGGATATCTAG
- a CDS encoding sarcosine oxidase subunit beta family protein: protein MKYSIFSLARAALSGHKNWQPTWRDAAPKDRYDVVIIGGGGHGLATAWFLASEFGIRNVAVLEKGWIGSGNAGRNTTIIRSNYGLPGNTGFYELSMKLWERMEQDLNYNAMVSQRGVLNLYHSDAQRDAFARRGNTMRINGIDAELLDQAALRKMLPFLNFENARFPIQGGLLQRRGGTARHDAVVWGYAHAASALGVDIIQNCEVTGFTRDANGKVTGVETSRGKIGAGKVGMAVAGSSSRVAAMAGLRLPIESHVLQAFVSEAIKPLIPGVMTFGAGHFYVSQSDKGGLVFGGDIDGYNSYAQRGNLPVVEDVCEGGMALIPMIGRVRLLRQWGGIMDMSMDGTPIIDKSPVDGLYINAGWCYGGFKATPGSGFVFAHLLARDQSHKEAALFRLDRFQRGAMIDEKGQGAQPNLH from the coding sequence ATGAAATACTCGATCTTCTCGCTCGCCCGCGCCGCTCTCTCCGGGCACAAGAACTGGCAGCCGACATGGCGCGACGCGGCACCCAAGGATCGCTACGACGTGGTGATCATCGGCGGCGGCGGGCACGGGCTCGCCACCGCCTGGTTCCTCGCCAGCGAGTTCGGCATCCGCAACGTCGCGGTGCTCGAAAAAGGCTGGATCGGCTCCGGCAACGCCGGCCGCAACACCACCATCATCCGCTCCAATTACGGCCTCCCCGGCAACACCGGATTCTACGAGCTTTCGATGAAGCTGTGGGAGCGGATGGAGCAGGACCTCAACTACAACGCCATGGTCAGCCAGCGCGGCGTGCTCAACCTCTATCACTCCGACGCGCAGCGCGACGCCTTCGCCCGGCGCGGCAACACGATGCGCATCAACGGCATCGATGCCGAGCTGCTCGACCAGGCGGCGCTGCGCAAGATGCTGCCATTCCTGAATTTCGAGAATGCGCGCTTTCCAATCCAGGGCGGGCTGCTGCAGCGCCGCGGCGGCACGGCCCGCCACGACGCCGTAGTCTGGGGCTATGCGCATGCGGCGAGCGCGCTTGGCGTCGACATCATCCAGAATTGCGAGGTCACCGGTTTCACGCGCGACGCCAACGGCAAGGTCACCGGCGTCGAGACGTCGCGCGGCAAGATCGGCGCTGGGAAAGTCGGCATGGCGGTGGCGGGTTCCTCGTCACGCGTCGCGGCTATGGCGGGGCTTCGCCTGCCGATCGAAAGCCATGTGCTGCAGGCCTTCGTCTCCGAAGCGATCAAGCCGCTGATCCCCGGCGTCATGACCTTCGGCGCCGGACATTTCTATGTCAGCCAGTCCGACAAGGGCGGGCTGGTCTTTGGCGGCGATATCGACGGCTATAATTCCTACGCGCAGCGCGGCAATCTGCCGGTGGTCGAGGATGTCTGCGAAGGCGGCATGGCTCTGATCCCGATGATCGGCCGCGTGCGGCTGTTGCGCCAATGGGGCGGCATCATGGACATGTCGATGGACGGCACGCCAATCATCGACAAGAGCCCGGTCGACGGCCTCTACATCAATGCCGGCTGGTGCTATGGCGGCTTCAAGGCGACGCCGGGCTCGGGCTTCGTCTTCGCCCATCTCCTCGCCCGCGATCAATCGCACAAGGAAGCCGCGCTTTTCCGCCTCGACCGGTTCCAGCGCGGCGCCATGATCGACGAGAAGGGCCAGGGCGCCCAACCGAACCTGCACTGA
- a CDS encoding sarcosine oxidase subunit delta: MRITCPFCGERELGEFTYLGDAKPQRPAADAGEDAVYDYVYLRDNIAGVMSEHWYHGGGCRAWLKVTRNTLTHEISAVEAAAGAGAAKVGA; the protein is encoded by the coding sequence ATGCGTATCACCTGTCCCTTCTGCGGCGAACGCGAGCTCGGCGAGTTCACCTATCTCGGCGACGCCAAGCCGCAACGTCCCGCGGCCGATGCCGGCGAGGACGCGGTCTACGACTATGTCTATCTGCGCGACAACATCGCCGGCGTGATGAGCGAGCACTGGTACCATGGCGGCGGTTGCCGGGCGTGGCTGAAGGTCACTCGCAACACGCTGACGCATGAGATTTCGGCGGTCGAGGCGGCTGCAGGCGCCGGCGCCGCCAAGGTTGG